The following proteins are encoded in a genomic region of Triticum dicoccoides isolate Atlit2015 ecotype Zavitan chromosome 1B, WEW_v2.0, whole genome shotgun sequence:
- the LOC119322566 gene encoding uncharacterized protein LOC119322566, which translates to MAKLAQSSFALDLLRRLLCAHTAGNAAGGGNANTVRADVAALRRGDGAAARKEEEEGATARSPCIVARLMGLDAMPTPARDQQQTLRRSRSASSAEGWSSPTPCCFGDAPRRRVARTTSASFRDRPTYLRRENDEFLLLSFSPDDDGSDDRDAAGWPRSDDDAESRRGKRTVDGDGAKKQRRGRRRLPRRRRRGDEEAESEHARSRRPAAACGLENSSPVSVLEAGDGQEESSTTTTTSSSSVEEMEHAEPCSPCSDGGETLLAPSQQQQRTRRKLLQANSDNFGGNPRPAAASSSSCVLKCSDRDRRDRRVVNKAEATGRDATGIWRIICRMVEQDICGMQWQTMDNGNIAAEMASEILDQLIWEQTAELVQLTLV; encoded by the exons ATGGCCAAGCTCGCGCAGTCCTCCTTCGCTCTCGACCTCCTGCGCCGCCTCCTCTGCGCGCACACCGCCGGCAATGCGGCAGGCGGGGGCAACGCCAACACCGTCCGTGCCGACGTCGCCGCCCTACGGCGCGGCGACGGTGCCGCGGcgcggaaggaggaggaggagggggcgacgGCCAGGAGCCCCTGCATTGTGGCCAGGCTGATGGGCCTCGACGCGATGCCGACGCCGGCGCGCGACCAGCAGCAGACGCTGCGCCGGAGCCGCTCCGCGAGCTCGGCCGAGGGCTGGTCGTCGCCCACGCCGTGCTGCTTCGGCGACGCGCCGCGGCGCAGGGTGGCCAGGACCACGTCCGCGTCCTTCCGGGACAGGCCCACGTACCTGAGGCGGGAGAACGACGAGTTCCTGCTCCTCAGCTTCAGCCCGGACGACGACGGCAGCGACGACCGCGACGCGGCGGGGTGGCCCAGAAGCGACGACGACGCGGAGAGCAGGCGCGGCAAGAGGACGGTGGACGGCGACGGGGCCAAGAAACAGAGGCGGGGGCGCCGGAGGCTCCcgcgccggcggcggcgcggcgacgagGAGGCCGAGTCGGAGCATGCCCGGAGCAGGAGGCCGGCCGCGGCATGCGGCCTGGAGAACTCGAGCCCGGTGTCGGTGCTGGAGGCGGGAGACGGGCAGGAGGAGTCGTCGACGACCACGACCACTTCGTCATCTTCAGTGGAAGAAATGGAGCATGCAGAGCCGTGCTCGCCGTGCTCAG ATGGAGGCGAAACCCTGCTGGCGCCGAGCCAGCAGCAGCAGAGAACAAGGAGGAAGCTACTGCAAGCCAATTCCGACAATTTCGGTGGCAACCCACGCCCAGcagcggcgagctcctcctcctgtGTCTTGAAATGTTCAGACAGGGATAGGAGGGACAGGAGAGTGGTGAACAAGGCAGAGGCTACCGGCCGGGATGCGACCGGCATTTGGCGAATCATCTGCAGGATGGTTGAGCAAGATATATGCGGCATGCAGTGGCAAACCATGGATAATGGCAACATTGCAGCGGAGATGGCGTCAGAGATCCTTGATCAGCTCATATGGGAGCAAACAGCTGAGCTGGTGCAGCTAACTCTGGTCTGA